From Lycium ferocissimum isolate CSIRO_LF1 chromosome 12, AGI_CSIRO_Lferr_CH_V1, whole genome shotgun sequence, one genomic window encodes:
- the LOC132039530 gene encoding protein DETOXIFICATION 16-like isoform X2, translating into MDVQESDQDLECPLIGETEKESKNKKNEIFGEVISIMFVGHLGELSLSGASMATSFASVTGLSLLMGMGSALDTLCGQSYGAKQYHMLGIHMQRAMLVLLLSSVPLACIWANAGHILILLGQDPEIAAEAGGYSRYMIPTIFAYALLQCHIRFLQAQNNVVPMMFSAGITTLLHIFTCLILVFKSGLGNKGAALANAISYWINLLLLATYVRISPSCKSTWTGFSKEAFRDIWTYMRLAIPSAVMLCLELWSFEMMVLLSGLLPNPKLETSVLSISLNTCAMVYMIPLGLSGATSIRVSNELGAGRPQAARLAASTAVFLVATEGVVVAVILISVRKLWGYCYSTEEEVVGYVAEMLVLLAGSHFLDGIQSVLSGTARGCGWQKIGAVVNLGAYYLFGIPAGVILAFVYHFGGKGLWWGITLSLFAQALLLLIVTLQTSWEKEAKKAADRMTPEPA; encoded by the exons ATGGATGTACAAGAAAGTGATCAAGATCTTGAGTGTCCATTGATTGGAGAAACTGAAAAAGAGtctaagaacaagaaaaatgagatttttggagAA GTTATATCTATAATGTTTGTTGGTCATCTTGGAGAGTTATCTCTTTCTGGTGCTTCTATGGCTACTTCCTTTGCCTCTGTAACTGGTCTCAGCTTGTTG ATGGGAATGGGAAGTGCATTGGACACTTTATGTGGGCAATCATATGGAGCAAAGCAATATCATATGCTCGGTATCCATATGCAAAGGGCAATGCTTGTTCTTCTACTATCCAGTGTTCCTTTGGCCTGCATTTGGGCTAATGCAGGACATATTCTTATATTATTGGGACAAGATCCGGAAATAGCAGCCGAAGCAGGAGGTTATTCTCGCTATATGATTCCAACTATTTTCGCCTATGCGCTTCTCCAGTGTCATATTAGATTTCTACAAGCCCAAAACAATGTGGTCCCCATGATGTTCAGCGCCGGAATCACTACTTTGCTGCATATATTCACTTGCTTGATTCTCGTCTTTAAATCTGGTTTAGGCAACAAAGGTGCTGCTCTGGCTAATGCAATATCCTACTGGATTAATCTCTTGTTGCTAGCTACATATGTCAGAATATCGCCTTCCTGCAAAAGCACTTGGACTGGATTTTCGAAAGAGGCATTCCGTGATATATGGACATATATGAGGCTTGCCATTCCTTCAGCTGTTATGCTCTG CTTAGAGCTTTGGTCATTTGAAATGATGGTTCTGTTGTCCGGACTTCTTCCAAATCCTAAGCTTGAGACCTCAGTTCTTTCTATCAG CCTTAATACATGTGCAATGGTGTATATGATACCTCTAGGACTAAGTGGTGCCACGAG CATAAGAGTTTCAAATGAACTAGGGGCGGGACGACCTCAAGCAGCTCGTTTAGCAGCTAGTACTGCAGTATTCTTGGTGGCTACAGAAGGCGTTGTTGTTGCAGTAATTTTGATTTCGGTTCGTAAATTGTGGGGCTACTGTTATAGCACTGAGGAAGAAGTAGTCGGATATGTAGCCGAAATGCTAGTCTTGCTAGCAGGATCCCACTTCTTAGATGGTATTCAATCTGTACTTTCAG GTACTGCAAGAGGGTGCGGATGGCAAAAGATAGGGGCAGTTGTTAACTTGGGAGCTTATTACCTTTTTGGAATTCCTGCTGGAGTTATATTAGCTTTTGTCTATCATTTTGGTGGAAAG GGACTTTGGTGGGGAATCACTCTTTCCCTTTTTGCACAAGCACTACTTCTTTTAATAGTTACTCTGCAGACAAGTTGGGAAAAAGAG GCAAAGAAAGCAGCTGATAGAATGACTCCAGAGCCAGCATAG
- the LOC132040686 gene encoding protein DETOXIFICATION 16-like produces MDTQLREEDLEVFAEVKKLLVLAMPLMLVNLLLFFLQVISVMFVGHRGELALSGASLATSFAFVTGFSLLLGMGSALETLGGQAYGAMQHHMLGIHMQRAMFVSFLVSIPLAGIWAYSGHILVILKQDPEIAAEAGYYARFMIPSIFAFGILECQIKFLQAQNNVKPMMLTTGVTLLLHVLTCWIFMLKTGLGSRGAALANATSYWVNVFLLAAYIRISPSCKNTWTGFSREAFSDVPKYLRLAIPSALMICLEIWSFELIVLLSGLLPNPKLETSVLSISLNTSAMFHMLPQGLAGATSVRVSNELGAGRPKAARLAACTATVLATIEGTLLAVVMVSIRKVWGHCYSNEANVVRYVGKMLFFIAGSHFLDAHQSVFSGIARGCGWQKKGAFVNLGAFYLLGVPAGILLAFVYHVGGQGLWLGIILALSAQALIYLVVILRTNWDKQAMKAAERISS; encoded by the exons ATGGATACTCAACTAAGGGAAGAAGATCTTGAGGTTTTTGCAGAAGTTAAGAAACTGTTGGTATTGGCAATGCCACTAATGTTGGTAAATCTGTTGTTGTTTTTCTTACAAGTAATCTCAGTGATGTTTGTTGGTCATCGCGGAGAGCTAGCCCTCTCCGGTGCTTCCTTGGCTACTTCATTTGCTTTTGTGACTGGCTTCAGCTTGTTG TTGGGAATGGGAAGTGCACTGGAGACCCTTGGTGGTCAAGCATACGGTGCAATGCAACATCATATGCTTGGTATACATATGCAGAGGGCCATGTTTGTAAGTTTTTTGGTCAGCATACCTCTTGCCGGTATTTGGGCTTATTCTGGACACATTCTTGTAATATTGAAACAAGATCCAGAAATAGCAGCTGAAGCAGGATATTATGCACGGTTCATGATACCGAGCATCTTTGCCTTTGGGATATTGGAATGTCAGATTAAGTTTCTGCAAGCTCAAAACAACGTCAAGCCGATGATGCTCACCACAGGAGTCACTTTGCTGCTGCACGTTTTGACCTGTTGGATTTTCATGCTCAAAACCGGGCTTGGAAGCAGAGGAGCTGCTCTGGCTAATGCTACGTCTTACTGGGTTAATGTGTTCTTGCTCGCTGCGTATATCAGAATATCGCCTTCTTGCAAAAATACTTGGACTGGATTTTCAAGAGAAGCATTTTCTGATGTCCCCAAATATCTCAGACTAGCAATTCCTTCAGCTCTTATGATTTG CTTGGAAATATGGTCATTTGAACTGATTGTTCTGTTGTCTGGTCTTCTTCCTAATCCAAAACTGGAAACTTCAGTTCTTTCAATCAG CCTTAATACATCAGCTATGTTCCACATGTTGCCTCAAGGACTAGCTGGGGCTACAAGTGTAAGAGTTTCCAATGAACTGGGAGCTGGACGACCAAAAGCAGCTCGTCTTGCAGCATGTACTGCGACAGTCTTGGCAACCATAGAAGGCACTCTACTAGCTGTGGTCATGGTTTCGATTCGTAAAGTCTGGGGCCATTGTTACAGCAATGAAGCAAATGTAGTGAGATATGTTGGGAAAATGCTGTTCTTTATAGCAGGATCCCACTTCTTAGATGCACATCAATCTGTATTTTCAG GTATTGCCAGAGGGTGCGGGTGGCAAAAGAAAGGTGCTTTTGTCAATTTGGGAGCCTTTTACCTGTTGGGAGTGCCTGCTGggattttattagcttttgtcTACCATGTTGGAGGACAG GGACTTTGGTTAGGAATCATTCTGGCTCTTTCTGCACAAGCACTGATTTATTTAGTTGTTATTCTGCGGACAAATTGGGACAAACAG GCAATGAAAGCAGCAGAAAGGATATCTTCGTAA
- the LOC132039530 gene encoding protein DETOXIFICATION 16-like isoform X1, protein MDVQESDQDLECPLIGETEKESKNKKNEIFGEVKRLLILAGPLMLVNFLLYCLQVISIMFVGHLGELSLSGASMATSFASVTGLSLLMGMGSALDTLCGQSYGAKQYHMLGIHMQRAMLVLLLSSVPLACIWANAGHILILLGQDPEIAAEAGGYSRYMIPTIFAYALLQCHIRFLQAQNNVVPMMFSAGITTLLHIFTCLILVFKSGLGNKGAALANAISYWINLLLLATYVRISPSCKSTWTGFSKEAFRDIWTYMRLAIPSAVMLCLELWSFEMMVLLSGLLPNPKLETSVLSISLNTCAMVYMIPLGLSGATSIRVSNELGAGRPQAARLAASTAVFLVATEGVVVAVILISVRKLWGYCYSTEEEVVGYVAEMLVLLAGSHFLDGIQSVLSGTARGCGWQKIGAVVNLGAYYLFGIPAGVILAFVYHFGGKGLWWGITLSLFAQALLLLIVTLQTSWEKEAKKAADRMTPEPA, encoded by the exons ATGGATGTACAAGAAAGTGATCAAGATCTTGAGTGTCCATTGATTGGAGAAACTGAAAAAGAGtctaagaacaagaaaaatgagatttttggagAAGTAAAGAGGCTATTGATATTAGCAGGGCCTCTTATGTTAgttaattttttactttattgctTACAGGTTATATCTATAATGTTTGTTGGTCATCTTGGAGAGTTATCTCTTTCTGGTGCTTCTATGGCTACTTCCTTTGCCTCTGTAACTGGTCTCAGCTTGTTG ATGGGAATGGGAAGTGCATTGGACACTTTATGTGGGCAATCATATGGAGCAAAGCAATATCATATGCTCGGTATCCATATGCAAAGGGCAATGCTTGTTCTTCTACTATCCAGTGTTCCTTTGGCCTGCATTTGGGCTAATGCAGGACATATTCTTATATTATTGGGACAAGATCCGGAAATAGCAGCCGAAGCAGGAGGTTATTCTCGCTATATGATTCCAACTATTTTCGCCTATGCGCTTCTCCAGTGTCATATTAGATTTCTACAAGCCCAAAACAATGTGGTCCCCATGATGTTCAGCGCCGGAATCACTACTTTGCTGCATATATTCACTTGCTTGATTCTCGTCTTTAAATCTGGTTTAGGCAACAAAGGTGCTGCTCTGGCTAATGCAATATCCTACTGGATTAATCTCTTGTTGCTAGCTACATATGTCAGAATATCGCCTTCCTGCAAAAGCACTTGGACTGGATTTTCGAAAGAGGCATTCCGTGATATATGGACATATATGAGGCTTGCCATTCCTTCAGCTGTTATGCTCTG CTTAGAGCTTTGGTCATTTGAAATGATGGTTCTGTTGTCCGGACTTCTTCCAAATCCTAAGCTTGAGACCTCAGTTCTTTCTATCAG CCTTAATACATGTGCAATGGTGTATATGATACCTCTAGGACTAAGTGGTGCCACGAG CATAAGAGTTTCAAATGAACTAGGGGCGGGACGACCTCAAGCAGCTCGTTTAGCAGCTAGTACTGCAGTATTCTTGGTGGCTACAGAAGGCGTTGTTGTTGCAGTAATTTTGATTTCGGTTCGTAAATTGTGGGGCTACTGTTATAGCACTGAGGAAGAAGTAGTCGGATATGTAGCCGAAATGCTAGTCTTGCTAGCAGGATCCCACTTCTTAGATGGTATTCAATCTGTACTTTCAG GTACTGCAAGAGGGTGCGGATGGCAAAAGATAGGGGCAGTTGTTAACTTGGGAGCTTATTACCTTTTTGGAATTCCTGCTGGAGTTATATTAGCTTTTGTCTATCATTTTGGTGGAAAG GGACTTTGGTGGGGAATCACTCTTTCCCTTTTTGCACAAGCACTACTTCTTTTAATAGTTACTCTGCAGACAAGTTGGGAAAAAGAG GCAAAGAAAGCAGCTGATAGAATGACTCCAGAGCCAGCATAG